TGGATTTCTCATTGCTAACGAGCATATTGTACATCATCCATCCAACAGCTGGAGCCCTTAGTGTTCCTCTCAACATCCCATATCTGTGAGTTAATAAAGAACACTGAGAAAACTGAGATAAGAGTAGCATGCATATCTCTATTTCGAGAAGACCTAGAAGGCTAGAACAGAAGTATGTAATGCAGGTTGAACCCTTTAGTTGAACATCATCGTTGGTTGATGGACTCAATCCAAATGAATTATAGCAAAAGCACAAATAAAAGTGACACAACCAGATAGTAAGCATATCAAGCATGTGGAATACTGAGATTTAACTTTACCTCGATTCCATGTTGGAATCTCGACCGAAGACTATAGGAAGAGGTCCAGCCCAAGTTGGTGCAACAGCAGCAATAGCTGATGTCTTCACTAACCCCTTTTTAACTGCCCTAAGTGCTAATGTAGCCGCATGACCTCCTCCAAAAATTACTAGCTCATCATCTGATGGCAGAACCAAGGGACATTGTTAAGAATTAAAGGACACGAAAATTGTTGAAATGTTAGTCCTATATACAAAATTAAGCAAGTAAGACTTGATTATTCACCTGAGTGTTGTAAGGGGCTATCCGATGAATTCATAAACTGAACCAAGAAATTCTCCATCACATCGGCATTATAATCAATTTTGGGTCTATCCGAAAAACCCATACCAGGCCAATCAACAATAGTAGCTTTCCAATTAACATTACTAGCATCTCTTTGAACAATATCTTTAGCTACTACTCTCCATTCTTCAACAGTACTAACATCAGATATTGTGGGTATCATAAGTATATTCTTACATGGTTTATTCTCATTCTCATTCTTATGTTCTTCATAGTATATATTCACCGACTCATCTTGATGTTTCCATTTCCAATTACCAATCTAAcaaaacatttcaaaaataacaaATATAAACTAATTCAATCAAATTGATAAAAGAAAACAGTATTCAATTGAGTGAAATGAAACTAACTTGATCAGAAATTGATTACCTTTGATGGGTTCAAGGGTTTATCAACAACAGAGATATTTGAAGAAGACTCTAAAGAAGTAGTTGAAGCCTTTATTGATATGGTTTTTCTAAACAAGAGAGTTTGAGATGTAGAGTATAGGCGAGGTTTGTAGAAAAGGTTTGAagatggagaaagaagaaaagttgcagagGAAGCCATGAATGAGGAACACAGAAGTGCTCAAGGAGGAGGAGTGGGTGAATTTTATGACTTTTGGTCCCAATTACTTTGATTTTTCTTCTCGGTTGTTAATCTCCCGGGGCACTCTCTGACTGTGTGACTATATTTATGATTATAAGAGCGGCCACGAATCCTCGCTTACGCATGACCCGGCACAGGGGTCACTACCAAGACTAGTTGTTGCGCACGTGCATTGTGCGGTGTAGAGAAAAGTATGTAATCGGTGCTAGTAAACTTTTTTGGATCAAAATTTGTGAAGAATCGGCAATAAAAATGGTAAATTTCTAAAAATGATGAtattaaaaaaattcaattaataaaattaaaaacaaggAATAATAAAATTGATCAGAAATAATTAAATCTAACATGAAAAGAATTtattgtaataaaaaaaaaaatatatatatataccttgaaGCCTCGTTGTCAGATAACACAACTAGCAGtttattgtctttttttttctaggGGTTTTCAGAATAATTTCCTCATAGATCTGATAGTACGATTTTCTTGATTTTGAAGTACTTCCTCGACAAAATCAAATAG
This genomic stretch from Papaver somniferum cultivar HN1 chromosome 5, ASM357369v1, whole genome shotgun sequence harbors:
- the LOC113281627 gene encoding uncharacterized protein LOC113281627: MASSATFLLSPSSNLFYKPRLYSTSQTLLFRKTISIKASTTSLESSSNISVVDKPLNPSKIGNWKWKHQDESVNIYYEEHKNENENKPCKNILMIPTISDVSTVEEWRVVAKDIVQRDASNVNWKATIVDWPGMGFSDRPKIDYNADVMENFLVQFMNSSDSPLQHSDDELVIFGGGHAATLALRAVKKGLVKTSAIAAVAPTWAGPLPIVFGRDSNMESRYGMLRGTLRAPAVGWMMYNMLVSNEKSIQSQYKSHVYANAENVTPEIIESRYALTKRKGARYAPAAFLTGLLDPVKSREEFLELFTGLEGKTPTLVISTSGSPKRSKAEMDALRGAKGVSKFLELPGALLPQEEYPAVVAEELYAFLQDHFEPMQS